In a single window of the Niabella ginsenosidivorans genome:
- a CDS encoding replication-associated recombination protein A — translation MTPLAERLRPHTLEELAGQEHLTGKGSILQKSIEAGTVPSMILWGPPGVGKTTIATIIAHTVNRPFLSLSAISSGVKDIRDAIATATAAGGAILFIDEIHRFNKSQQDALLGAVEKGIITLIGATTENPSFEVNSALLSRCQVYVLKALGEKDLVQLLHTALEQDEKIRAKKAELKETEALINISGGDARKLLNLFEIVCDAIGTPAIITNKKVMEIAQKKIALYDKSGEQHYDIISAFIKSIRGSDPNGAVYWLARMIEGGEDVKFIARRMVIAASEDIGMANANALLLANATFDAVTKIGYPEARIILSQCAVYLASSPKSNASYMAINDALAAVNNTGDLPVPLHIRNAPTKLMKQLNYGKNYKYAHSFENNFSEQEYLPDPIAGTRFYDPGNNARENELRNYLKKLWKEKYNY, via the coding sequence ATGACCCCGTTAGCAGAACGATTAAGACCCCATACACTGGAGGAGCTGGCAGGACAGGAACATCTTACCGGCAAGGGCAGCATTCTTCAAAAGTCTATTGAGGCCGGCACGGTGCCCAGCATGATCCTGTGGGGCCCGCCTGGTGTGGGCAAGACCACTATTGCCACCATTATTGCCCATACAGTAAACCGGCCTTTTCTTTCATTAAGCGCTATTTCCTCCGGTGTAAAGGATATCCGCGATGCTATTGCTACGGCAACCGCAGCAGGCGGTGCCATTTTGTTCATTGATGAAATCCATCGTTTTAATAAAAGCCAGCAGGACGCTTTATTGGGCGCCGTTGAAAAAGGGATCATTACCCTTATCGGCGCTACAACGGAGAACCCTTCTTTTGAAGTGAACAGCGCCTTGCTCAGCCGTTGCCAGGTGTATGTTTTAAAGGCGCTGGGAGAAAAGGACCTGGTACAACTATTACACACCGCCCTTGAACAGGATGAAAAAATAAGAGCAAAAAAAGCAGAGCTGAAAGAAACAGAAGCGCTGATCAATATTTCCGGCGGAGATGCAAGAAAGCTGCTGAACCTGTTTGAGATCGTATGTGATGCCATTGGCACTCCTGCTATCATTACTAATAAGAAAGTGATGGAAATTGCGCAGAAAAAAATTGCGCTGTATGATAAGTCGGGCGAGCAGCATTATGATATTATTTCTGCATTCATAAAATCCATCCGGGGCAGTGATCCCAATGGCGCGGTTTACTGGCTGGCCCGGATGATCGAGGGTGGTGAAGATGTAAAGTTCATTGCAAGGCGCATGGTGATTGCCGCAAGCGAAGATATTGGCATGGCCAATGCCAATGCACTGTTGCTGGCCAATGCCACATTTGACGCCGTAACAAAAATCGGCTACCCCGAAGCCAGAATTATACTATCGCAATGCGCTGTATACCTGGCTTCCTCCCCCAAAAGCAATGCCTCCTATATGGCGATCAATGATGCCCTGGCGGCGGTAAATAATACAGGCGACCTGCCGGTGCCCTTGCACATCCGCAATGCGCCCACAAAGCTCATGAAGCAGCTCAACTACGGGAAGAATTATAAATATGCACATAGTTTTGAGAACAATTTCAGCGAGCAGGAATATCTGCCCGACCCAATTGCAGGAACCCGTTTTTATGACCCGGGGAACAATGCCCGGGAAAATGAATTGCGCAATTACCTGAAAAAACTGTGGAAAGAAAAATACAATTACTGA
- a CDS encoding GNAT family N-acetyltransferase produces the protein MERKIQLLMQEKPVIQWICKSFDELSTPELYSLLQLRSAVFVVEQNSIYQDVDGKDLKSYHLMGTDNGTVIAYTRLLPKGMSYADQSVGRVVVAPSYRAYGLGFELMQRSIRASYELFGNDTIRISAQLYLKQFYESLGFRPVSDVYDEDGIPHIEMVKIPG, from the coding sequence GTGGAAAGAAAAATACAATTACTGATGCAGGAAAAACCCGTCATACAATGGATCTGTAAGTCGTTTGATGAGCTCTCCACCCCTGAACTGTATTCCCTGCTGCAATTACGGTCTGCAGTGTTTGTAGTGGAGCAAAACAGCATTTACCAGGATGTGGATGGCAAGGATCTGAAAAGTTATCATCTGATGGGCACTGATAACGGAACTGTAATAGCTTATACCCGGCTGCTGCCAAAAGGGATGTCTTATGCAGATCAATCGGTCGGACGGGTAGTGGTAGCCCCATCATACCGCGCTTATGGCCTGGGCTTTGAGCTAATGCAACGCAGCATCCGGGCCAGCTATGAATTGTTTGGCAATGATACCATCCGCATCAGCGCCCAGCTTTATCTTAAGCAATTCTATGAATCATTAGGATTCCGGCCGGTAAGCGATGTATATGATGAAGATGGCATTCCCCATATTGAAATGGTAAAGATACCGGGCTGA
- a CDS encoding M56 family metallopeptidase produces the protein MPVIIDYILKLSICLAVVYLFYQLLLRRLTFYNWNRWYLLGYSALSFVIPLIDIMPELQKKQLDQSMLVQLIPALGFASAADNSSFLESLTIWDWVLVVGILGSVVLLTRFLIMFFSFLKIKSRAQLISDDDTRIYQLDEDMRPFSFGNAIFINTELHSGEELEEIIRHEFVHVKQKHTIDIVWSELLCILLWFNPFVWLLRKSIKQNLEFLADKQVLQGGVDKKEYQYLLLKVMGNKQFAFTNHFNFSSLKNRIAMMNTIKSAKVHLTKFLFLLPVIAVLLLAFRKEVLHESTGRRTSSGELLNAPDAATDSIRTPVNLQLALIRKDTTPVKGAAKKYDVIVTGSGFGRNIKDPSVIVKRMSIAEWKAHQEKYEKEYGIAPLLTINKRADNNINKFDSVYVMKKTLSNTLVADNPLIIVDGEKVDNKGGKALEGIDPNRIQSISVLKDKAATSLYGADGKNGVIIITSKKNDAVKSDSAANTTVTFKKTLKYTYNSNEFKAVPVDVTLKGKATGISVAPASADQPNHSGEQKVMLTFHPAKNGEQAPLFVLNGEVQDHNVLKELDPADLESVAVLKDASAKTLYGNAARNGAVLVTTKTGHRSGSKKDPLQEVIVRGYGTKSATESASKENEVTVYPTAKGHIAAKVGTTTMSADTFHIQKAAQ, from the coding sequence ATGCCTGTCATTATTGATTATATTCTTAAACTAAGTATTTGCCTGGCCGTTGTATACCTGTTTTACCAGCTTCTGCTAAGGCGGCTGACTTTTTATAACTGGAACCGCTGGTACCTGCTGGGTTATAGTGCCCTGAGCTTTGTAATTCCCTTAATCGATATAATGCCGGAGCTGCAAAAGAAACAACTGGATCAGAGCATGCTTGTGCAACTGATCCCGGCACTGGGTTTTGCATCGGCGGCAGATAATAGCTCCTTTTTGGAATCATTGACCATCTGGGACTGGGTGCTGGTTGTGGGTATCCTGGGCTCGGTGGTTTTGCTGACCCGTTTCCTGATCATGTTTTTTTCTTTTCTGAAAATAAAAAGCAGGGCACAACTGATCTCTGATGATGATACGCGTATTTATCAACTGGATGAAGATATGCGCCCTTTTTCTTTTGGCAATGCTATTTTTATTAATACGGAACTGCATAGCGGGGAGGAACTGGAAGAGATCATTCGTCATGAATTTGTACATGTAAAGCAAAAACATACCATTGATATTGTGTGGAGCGAGCTGCTTTGCATATTGCTTTGGTTCAATCCTTTTGTATGGCTGCTGCGTAAAAGCATCAAACAGAATCTTGAGTTTTTAGCAGATAAGCAGGTGCTGCAGGGAGGGGTAGATAAAAAAGAATACCAGTATCTTTTATTAAAAGTGATGGGCAATAAACAGTTTGCGTTCACCAACCATTTTAACTTTTCCTCTTTAAAAAACCGGATCGCTATGATGAACACTATTAAATCTGCCAAAGTACATTTAACCAAGTTTTTGTTCTTGCTGCCGGTAATAGCCGTTCTGCTGCTGGCTTTCAGGAAAGAAGTGCTTCATGAAAGTACCGGGCGCCGGACGTCTTCCGGGGAATTACTGAACGCACCGGATGCTGCAACAGACAGTATCAGGACGCCGGTGAACCTACAGCTGGCTCTGATCCGTAAAGATACCACGCCTGTAAAAGGTGCAGCAAAAAAATATGATGTTATTGTGACGGGCAGTGGTTTTGGAAGGAATATCAAGGACCCGTCCGTCATTGTTAAAAGAATGAGCATTGCTGAATGGAAGGCCCATCAGGAAAAATATGAAAAAGAATATGGCATTGCTCCTTTGTTAACTATTAATAAGCGGGCTGATAATAACATCAATAAATTTGACTCTGTTTATGTAATGAAGAAAACCCTCTCAAATACCCTGGTGGCTGATAACCCGTTGATCATTGTAGATGGTGAAAAGGTCGATAATAAAGGAGGAAAGGCGCTGGAAGGTATAGATCCGAATAGGATCCAATCTATTTCTGTATTGAAGGATAAAGCTGCAACATCGTTATACGGAGCTGATGGTAAAAATGGCGTCATTATTATTACCTCCAAAAAAAATGATGCGGTAAAGTCCGATTCTGCAGCAAACACCACTGTTACTTTCAAAAAGACACTTAAATACACTTATAACAGCAACGAATTCAAAGCAGTACCAGTTGATGTTACTTTGAAAGGAAAGGCTACGGGCATTTCCGTGGCTCCGGCATCTGCTGATCAACCCAATCATTCCGGGGAACAAAAGGTAATGCTTACATTTCACCCGGCGAAGAACGGTGAGCAGGCTCCCTTGTTTGTACTGAACGGGGAAGTACAGGATCATAATGTATTAAAAGAACTGGATCCGGCAGATCTGGAATCTGTTGCTGTTTTGAAAGATGCATCGGCAAAGACCCTTTATGGAAATGCGGCCCGGAACGGAGCCGTGCTGGTTACTACAAAAACGGGTCATAGGTCTGGTAGTAAAAAAGACCCTCTACAGGAAGTGATTGTGAGGGGTTATGGAACGAAAAGTGCAACGGAGAGCGCTTCAAAGGAGAACGAAGTAACTGTTTACCCAACTGCAAAGGGACATATAGCCGCCAAAGTTGGTACAACAACCATGAGCGCTGATACCTTCCATATTCAAAAAGCAGCACAATAA
- a CDS encoding BlaI/MecI/CopY family transcriptional regulator, with protein sequence MKKLTAQEEQLMLAVWQAGEGNVKVFMELLPEQLPYTTVASTIKNLEKKGYVSARLFGNVYVYKPAISEEEYKKKFMGSVVKDYFSNSYKELVSFFIDQKKLSAQELKEILKMIESGKKK encoded by the coding sequence ATGAAAAAATTAACAGCACAGGAAGAACAGCTAATGCTGGCCGTTTGGCAGGCAGGAGAGGGAAACGTAAAAGTGTTTATGGAGCTGCTGCCGGAACAGCTGCCTTATACAACCGTAGCTTCTACCATAAAGAACCTTGAGAAAAAAGGGTATGTTTCTGCCCGGTTATTTGGAAATGTATATGTATATAAACCCGCTATTTCTGAAGAAGAATATAAAAAGAAATTTATGGGAAGCGTGGTAAAGGATTATTTCAGCAATTCCTATAAAGAGCTGGTCAGCTTCTTTATAGACCAGAAAAAATTATCTGCCCAGGAATTAAAAGAGATCCTTAAAATGATCGAATCCGGAAAGAAAAAATAG
- a CDS encoding TlpA family protein disulfide reductase → MKYLILFLIAIICFQPGNSQALPPYKQYRTIPAVRLLNADSTGWELKARLQKNKPVMIMVFSPECDHCKHETEEMIKNMDKYKGIQIVMATPLPLKEMADFVAHYQLQKYPNIIIGRDYSYTLPVYYNIKNLPFHAFYNANKQLITAFEGSMSTQAILKIFGK, encoded by the coding sequence ATGAAGTATTTAATCTTATTCCTGATCGCAATTATCTGTTTTCAGCCGGGCAATAGCCAGGCCCTTCCTCCTTATAAACAATACCGTACCATTCCCGCAGTGCGTCTTTTAAATGCGGACAGCACCGGGTGGGAGCTAAAAGCCAGGCTGCAGAAAAACAAGCCCGTAATGATTATGGTGTTCAGCCCGGAGTGCGATCATTGCAAGCATGAAACCGAGGAAATGATCAAGAATATGGATAAATATAAAGGCATCCAGATCGTTATGGCCACTCCTCTGCCCTTAAAGGAAATGGCTGATTTTGTAGCGCATTATCAGTTGCAAAAATATCCTAACATTATTATAGGCAGAGACTATTCCTATACGCTGCCTGTTTATTATAATATTAAAAACCTTCCCTTTCATGCATTCTATAATGCTAACAAGCAGCTGATCACTGCTTTTGAAGGCTCTATGTCTACCCAGGCTATTTTAAAAATATTTGGCAAATAG
- a CDS encoding alpha/beta hydrolase: MKRPCFLLLCFLVMTVYPLIIIAQDYKLTVILDSVPPYTADTAALFLAGNPNNWSPQADGYRFRIQEGRYRLVMDAVHGAIEFKITRGSWDQTETAGNGKSISNRVVQLQSDSVIHIAVEGWQDHFGKKEKMHTASKNVTVTEQFYMPQLKRHRTVRIYLPAGYNTDKKKRYPVLYLQDGQNVFDEFTSYAGEWDVDGFMDTTALPPSIVVAVDNGGDKRLDEYCPYPVKSIPGAEGNLYADFMVQTLKPYIDRQYRTLKSKPNTFIAGSSMGGLISFYTALQYPKIYGGVGVFSPSFWITEDKVYADIKKLGPALNSFIYFYVGLLEGDTMPNDLLKAMKDLAAVSKAELTAVIRSGGGHNEEAWRKEFPLFYQAVISKKK; the protein is encoded by the coding sequence ATGAAACGGCCCTGCTTCCTTCTGTTATGTTTTCTGGTAATGACTGTTTACCCGCTCATTATTATTGCGCAGGATTATAAGCTGACGGTTATTTTAGATAGTGTTCCTCCTTATACAGCAGATACGGCCGCGCTGTTCCTGGCGGGAAACCCGAATAACTGGAGCCCGCAGGCGGACGGTTACCGGTTCCGGATACAGGAGGGGCGTTACCGGCTGGTGATGGATGCCGTTCATGGAGCTATTGAGTTTAAAATTACCCGGGGCAGTTGGGATCAAACAGAGACAGCCGGTAATGGCAAAAGCATCTCCAACAGGGTAGTGCAGTTGCAATCAGATTCAGTCATTCATATTGCTGTGGAAGGATGGCAGGATCATTTTGGAAAAAAGGAGAAAATGCATACCGCAAGTAAAAATGTAACCGTCACTGAGCAATTTTATATGCCGCAGCTAAAAAGGCACCGTACCGTGCGGATCTATCTTCCTGCAGGTTATAATACGGATAAAAAGAAACGCTATCCTGTTTTGTATTTGCAGGACGGGCAGAATGTTTTTGATGAGTTTACTTCCTATGCAGGTGAGTGGGACGTGGACGGCTTTATGGACACTACTGCTTTGCCGCCTTCCATTGTGGTGGCAGTAGACAACGGGGGAGATAAGCGGCTGGATGAATATTGCCCTTACCCTGTAAAAAGCATACCGGGCGCGGAGGGGAATTTATATGCTGACTTTATGGTGCAAACGCTGAAGCCCTATATTGACAGGCAATACCGGACATTAAAAAGCAAGCCCAATACGTTTATAGCAGGCAGCTCCATGGGCGGACTCATCTCTTTTTACACTGCGCTGCAATATCCGAAGATCTATGGCGGGGTGGGTGTTTTTTCACCATCGTTCTGGATAACGGAGGATAAGGTTTATGCAGATATCAAAAAGCTGGGTCCCGCGCTGAATTCCTTTATTTATTTTTATGTTGGATTGCTGGAGGGCGATACCATGCCCAACGACCTGCTAAAAGCTATGAAAGACCTGGCTGCAGTTTCCAAAGCAGAACTGACAGCAGTGATCAGAAGCGGCGGCGGCCATAATGAAGAAGCCTGGCGAAAAGAGTTTCCTCTCTTTTACCAGGCTGTTATTTCAAAAAAGAAATGA
- the pafA gene encoding alkaline phosphatase PafA produces MMKRLYFLLIAVFTVLTGSAQNPVKRPKLVVGIVVDQMRWDYLYRYADRYGSGGFNRLLKDGYSCENTFISHLPSFTAVGHTTIFTGSVPAIHGITGNDWVDELTGRSVYCTEDSTVQSVGSTSKAGKMSPRNNLASTITDELKLATNFRSKVVGVSLKDRASILPAGHVADGAFWFDDESRQFITSTWYMKELPQWVNRFNSKKEPETLIAQPWTTLYPANTYTQSTADDVPWEGKFKGEKTTGFPHDLSEVFKQDPDVIRSSPYGNTLTLDFAKAAVDGYQLGTGAFTDFLTINCASTDYVGHKYGPNSMEVEDVYLRLDKDLETFFNYLDQKVGKGQYLVFLTADHGAAHAIGFMQAHKIPADFFESGKVGKALNEMLKNQFGVDKLVTSGTNYQIHFDNKLIEQRKLDYAGIKKATVSFLQKQEGVEFVADLDEIGSESIPEPIKTMIINGYNYKRSGPIQIVLNPAWFAGSAGGTGTTHGTWNPHDTHIPLLWYGWGIKPGQLTREVHMTDIAPTIAALLHIQRPNGCIGSVIPEIGQ; encoded by the coding sequence ATGATGAAAAGACTTTATTTCTTGCTGATTGCTGTTTTTACTGTCCTCACAGGATCTGCACAAAACCCAGTAAAACGTCCAAAATTAGTGGTAGGCATCGTAGTAGATCAAATGCGCTGGGACTATTTATACCGGTATGCAGACCGGTATGGCAGCGGTGGCTTTAACCGGCTGCTGAAAGACGGATACTCCTGCGAAAATACTTTTATCAGTCACCTGCCCTCTTTCACAGCTGTAGGGCATACTACTATCTTCACCGGTTCTGTTCCTGCAATACACGGTATTACAGGAAATGACTGGGTTGATGAGCTGACAGGCAGATCTGTTTATTGTACAGAAGATTCCACGGTGCAGTCCGTAGGAAGCACTTCAAAAGCCGGAAAAATGTCGCCCAGGAATAACCTGGCCAGCACCATCACAGACGAGCTCAAACTGGCCACCAATTTCCGGTCAAAAGTTGTAGGCGTTTCATTAAAAGACAGAGCCTCTATTTTACCGGCCGGCCACGTGGCAGATGGCGCCTTCTGGTTTGATGATGAAAGCCGCCAGTTCATTACCAGCACCTGGTATATGAAAGAACTGCCCCAATGGGTGAACCGGTTCAACAGCAAAAAGGAGCCGGAGACACTTATTGCCCAACCCTGGACAACACTTTATCCGGCAAATACCTATACGCAGAGCACAGCGGATGATGTGCCCTGGGAAGGAAAATTTAAAGGGGAGAAAACAACCGGCTTCCCGCACGACCTGAGCGAAGTTTTTAAACAGGATCCTGATGTTATACGCAGCTCTCCTTACGGTAATACCCTGACGCTGGACTTTGCAAAAGCAGCAGTGGATGGTTATCAGTTGGGGACAGGAGCCTTTACCGATTTTCTTACGATCAACTGTGCCTCTACTGACTATGTAGGTCATAAATATGGCCCTAACTCCATGGAAGTAGAAGATGTATACCTGCGCCTGGATAAAGATCTGGAAACCTTTTTTAATTATCTGGATCAAAAAGTAGGTAAAGGCCAGTACCTGGTTTTCCTTACGGCTGATCATGGCGCGGCACATGCCATCGGATTTATGCAGGCGCATAAAATCCCTGCCGATTTTTTTGAAAGCGGTAAAGTGGGCAAAGCCTTAAATGAAATGCTGAAAAACCAGTTTGGTGTAGATAAACTGGTTACTTCCGGCACCAACTACCAGATCCATTTTGATAATAAGTTGATTGAGCAGCGCAAGCTGGATTACGCAGGTATAAAAAAAGCAACTGTTTCTTTTTTACAGAAGCAGGAAGGTGTGGAATTTGTGGCAGACCTGGATGAAATTGGCAGCGAATCCATTCCGGAACCCATTAAAACAATGATCATTAACGGATATAATTATAAACGTTCCGGTCCTATCCAGATTGTTTTAAACCCGGCATGGTTTGCGGGCAGTGCCGGCGGCACCGGTACTACCCATGGCACCTGGAACCCGCACGATACGCATATTCCGTTGCTATGGTATGGCTGGGGCATTAAACCAGGGCAATTAACAAGAGAAGTGCATATGACCGATATTGCCCCTACCATAGCCGCACTGTTGCACATCCAAAGGCCTAACGGATGCATCGGAAGCGTGATTCCTGAAATAGGACAGTGA
- a CDS encoding ATP-binding protein: protein MIKRIYVIVLYSIALNIYISVQAQTAEITGIRADLQTVKDSLHLTDLLNRLGFLMYEKNIDSTFFYTRKARAIAARHDYQKGEADALTNIGVVYDVKGYSALAIYYYNKAFKLYKAIRDTSNQVQVLMNIGSLYHYMGKERRTRKYFNAAFHTGAHLQKDSIMSLLICNYLLAYSASLSGDSIAYYSRKAQEIALRYKDQRSLLVIHQIMASRLIEEGRRQEGLQLLAQTIDSAQQRQLYFASLDMIITMGDYLTGTDIAQAVRYYQMGLDIVQKSGYTFYKEVLAEKLYNCYLSSKKPEEYRYFAEQYIRALKDEKNMNAASSVDYVDYAIKEEQLEAVSARDTYQRWLIAGMLLLSIAGLVFTIIIKKNLERTRKLNRLVTAQNDTLQETLKVLEQSNAENAKMMKVIVHDLRGPISGINAIAGLLLTEPQRTAEDAEMFELVKDSSQNLLDLTDDILALNTKPGALKKEPVDIGDLLHHCVALYMSKAREKGLEIHLQAAPVMIKADRQKLWRVASNLISNAIKFSPAGAVIHIDLEDSAGSVLIGVKDEGIGVPDDIKNRIFDLHTSAKRHGTAGEPSFGMGLSITRQIVEAHGGSIWVESDGQKGSCFFVKLPKE, encoded by the coding sequence ATGATAAAACGCATTTACGTTATTGTTCTTTACAGCATTGCCCTTAATATATATATATCCGTTCAGGCACAAACCGCGGAAATTACAGGTATTAGAGCCGATCTGCAAACTGTAAAGGATAGTTTACATCTTACTGATCTGCTGAACCGCCTGGGTTTTCTTATGTATGAAAAAAATATTGACAGCACTTTCTTTTATACCCGCAAGGCCCGTGCCATTGCAGCCCGGCATGACTATCAGAAAGGAGAAGCAGATGCATTGACCAATATTGGTGTGGTATACGATGTTAAGGGATACTCGGCATTGGCGATCTATTATTATAATAAAGCGTTCAAGCTGTATAAAGCCATCCGGGACACCTCTAATCAGGTGCAGGTGCTGATGAATATCGGCAGCCTTTATCATTATATGGGAAAAGAGCGGCGAACCCGGAAATATTTTAATGCGGCATTTCATACAGGTGCGCACCTGCAAAAAGATTCCATTATGTCGCTGCTGATCTGTAACTATCTTCTGGCTTATTCAGCGTCGTTAAGCGGCGATTCTATTGCTTATTATAGCCGTAAAGCACAAGAAATAGCTTTAAGATATAAGGATCAGCGTTCGCTCCTGGTCATCCATCAAATTATGGCCAGCCGGCTTATTGAAGAGGGCCGGCGGCAGGAGGGGCTGCAACTGCTGGCACAAACTATTGACAGCGCACAGCAGCGGCAACTGTATTTTGCCAGCCTGGATATGATCATTACCATGGGCGATTACCTGACAGGTACTGATATAGCACAGGCTGTCCGTTATTACCAGATGGGGCTGGATATTGTGCAGAAAAGTGGCTATACCTTTTATAAAGAGGTTTTGGCAGAAAAGCTTTATAACTGCTACCTGAGCAGCAAAAAACCGGAAGAATACCGCTATTTTGCAGAGCAATATATCCGCGCGCTTAAGGATGAAAAGAATATGAATGCGGCATCTTCTGTAGATTATGTTGATTACGCTATAAAGGAAGAGCAACTGGAAGCTGTAAGTGCCCGGGACACCTATCAGCGATGGCTGATTGCCGGAATGCTGCTTTTAAGTATTGCAGGACTTGTTTTTACCATCATTATAAAAAAGAATCTGGAAAGGACCCGTAAGCTAAACAGGCTGGTAACTGCACAGAATGATACCCTGCAGGAAACTTTGAAAGTACTGGAGCAGAGTAATGCAGAAAATGCGAAGATGATGAAGGTAATAGTGCATGATCTCCGGGGGCCGATAAGTGGTATCAATGCTATTGCCGGATTGCTGTTAACAGAACCCCAAAGGACAGCCGAAGATGCTGAGATGTTTGAGCTTGTAAAAGATTCCAGCCAGAACCTGCTGGATCTGACAGATGACATACTGGCGCTTAATACCAAACCGGGGGCGCTTAAAAAAGAGCCGGTAGATATAGGAGATTTGCTGCATCATTGTGTGGCTTTGTATATGAGCAAAGCCAGGGAAAAAGGGCTGGAAATACATCTTCAGGCTGCACCAGTTATGATAAAGGCCGACAGGCAGAAACTGTGGCGTGTTGCCAGCAATCTTATTTCCAATGCTATTAAGTTCAGCCCTGCGGGTGCGGTTATTCATATTGATTTGGAAGATAGCGCCGGCAGCGTGCTGATTGGTGTAAAGGACGAAGGAATAGGAGTGCCGGATGATATTAAGAACCGGATATTTGATCTGCATACCAGTGCAAAACGCCACGGAACGGCCGGGGAACCGTCTTTTGGCATGGGGCTGTCGATAACCCGGCAGATTGTGGAAGCACATGGTGGCAGTATCTGGGTAGAAAGCGATGGCCAAAAGGGTAGTTGTTTTTTTGTAAAGCTCCCAAAAGAATAG
- a CDS encoding acyl-CoA-binding protein — translation MELIRQFEAAVAASKTLTQKPSNDLLLQLYALYKQATEGDVAPEAPANPFDLVAKAKYNARETIKGKSKEAAMQEYIDLVNKLKTA, via the coding sequence ATGGAACTGATCCGGCAATTTGAAGCAGCGGTAGCGGCCAGCAAAACGCTTACTCAAAAACCATCTAACGATCTCTTACTGCAATTATATGCGCTTTACAAGCAGGCTACAGAAGGCGATGTGGCCCCGGAAGCCCCTGCAAATCCTTTTGATCTTGTAGCAAAGGCAAAATACAATGCCCGGGAAACCATAAAAGGTAAAAGCAAAGAAGCTGCCATGCAGGAGTATATTGACCTGGTCAACAAATTAAAAACGGCTTAA
- a CDS encoding DinB family protein — protein MKTQTEVWLRGEKIPGLALQLQPAADALLQAKEELQGLLNGFPDALLWERPAGVASVGFHLKHIAGFLDRLLTYAEGNALTKQQLETLKSEIAVQPLSLKQLLENAVAAIDQTISRYKNFPEAVLTEARKVGRAGLPSTVIGLCFHAAEHTMRHTGQLLVTTAVLKGRS, from the coding sequence ATGAAAACGCAAACGGAAGTCTGGTTACGTGGAGAAAAGATACCCGGTTTGGCATTGCAGTTACAGCCTGCGGCAGATGCGCTACTGCAGGCCAAGGAAGAACTGCAGGGATTACTTAACGGTTTTCCTGATGCACTGCTTTGGGAACGACCGGCAGGTGTGGCTTCTGTGGGCTTTCATTTAAAACACATTGCAGGGTTTCTGGACCGCCTGCTGACCTATGCTGAAGGCAACGCACTTACGAAACAACAGCTGGAAACGCTTAAAAGTGAAATAGCAGTACAGCCTTTGTCATTAAAACAATTACTGGAAAATGCAGTTGCAGCCATTGATCAGACCATCAGCCGGTATAAAAACTTTCCTGAAGCTGTATTAACAGAGGCCCGGAAAGTGGGCCGGGCGGGGCTACCTTCTACGGTAATAGGCTTATGCTTTCATGCGGCAGAGCATACCATGCGGCACACCGGGCAATTGCTGGTAACCACGGCAGTGCTGAAAGGCAGAAGTTAA
- the rpsG gene encoding 30S ribosomal protein S7 has protein sequence MRKAQAKKLPLAPDPKFNDKLVTRFVNNLMWEGKKSGAFTIFYDAIDKVAKQTNEDGYEIWKKALANVTPAVEVRSRRIGGATFQIPSEVRPDRKISLSIKWLIRYSRERNGRSMADKLANEIVAASKGEGAAFKKKEDTHRMAEANKAFAHFRV, from the coding sequence ATGCGTAAAGCACAAGCCAAGAAACTTCCGTTAGCACCGGATCCTAAGTTCAATGATAAATTGGTTACCCGTTTTGTAAACAACCTGATGTGGGAAGGTAAGAAAAGTGGCGCATTCACCATTTTTTACGATGCAATTGATAAGGTAGCGAAACAAACCAATGAAGATGGATATGAGATCTGGAAAAAAGCACTGGCCAATGTGACACCAGCGGTTGAAGTACGCAGCCGCCGTATTGGAGGTGCCACCTTTCAGATCCCTTCTGAAGTGCGCCCGGATCGTAAAATTTCCCTGAGCATTAAATGGCTGATCCGTTACAGTCGTGAAAGAAATGGCCGCAGCATGGCAGATAAACTGGCTAACGAAATTGTAGCCGCCAGCAAAGGGGAAGGCGCTGCTTTTAAAAAGAAAGAAGATACCCACCGTATGGCAGAAGCCAACAAGGCGTTTGCTCACTTCAGGGTATAA